Sequence from the Miscanthus floridulus cultivar M001 chromosome 16, ASM1932011v1, whole genome shotgun sequence genome:
TATATAAACATGCATCAGCACGTACAGTTGTCACCACCAGTACACAGCCAGGCGTCTTACGGTACCGTACGTCTCACTTACCGATCTCAGAGACAGAGGAAGCGAGCTAGGCACATTGGATCAAAATCATCTAATGGATATCGGCGTGATCGTCCTGTCCCTCGTGGTGGGGTTGTTTGGGCTGGCGAGCGCCGTGCTGGGGTTCATCGCCGAGCGCACAAAGCTCACTGTAAGCAAATAAGACACCTATTTTTTACCTTCGTTCCCTCTTCCCATACCGTTTGCAAGATGCTTCCAGTCTTCCATTGATGGACGACGACGTATGTACACTTCATTTCTTGCAGGGACATGACATCGACATCGACGTCTACACCGGGGAGTGCGACTACCCGGCCAACCCGGCGTACCTGCTAGCGCTAATCGCGATCCCGCTGCTGGCGGTGGCTATGATCATCGCCTCGCTCGCCAGCGGCTGCTGTGGCTGCTGCAGGCCACGGCACGGCGCCTCCGAGTCCAAGCGGGTCACCGACATCGTGTGCGCCGTTCTCTCATGGATAGCGGCGCTGATTGCTGGGGCGATCTACGCGAACGGCGTGGCGTGGAACCTCCCCGTGACGAGGTACGACTGGTGGTGCAGGCTCCTCAGGGACGGGTACTTGAGGATGGCGGCCTTGCTGAGCCTCGCCGCCACCGCTCTGGCAATCACGTCATACAGCATGCTCCTCGCGCAGGCGGCGCGGtcgacggcgccggcgccggcgcccgcaGCAGCAGGGGCCTCTGAACCGAAGCCTGATGGTTCGTACCCGCCGGCTGCGGAAGCCATCGCGATTCCGACGGAGACGCAGTGGTCCGCTCCTCAGAGGCACGGGCAATGGCAAGAGCCACTCCCGGAGGTCCCTCGGCACCATGTGGGAGGATACAATTACAATCGGACACCATGCCAGGAGATGGCTTCCCATCCTCGGCGTCAAGCACAGCCAGCAGTTGAAGTGATGATGGCGTGAGAAGACACCCTTGCGTGTTATGGAATGTGCGCCCTAAGTTGATTTCGTGTGTGTTACGTGTGATATTATTGTCACAATATTATtgagaaatgctatacaacacttAATTGTTTTGGAGGCCAACGGAAACACGAATTTGTGGCCCCTCAGCATTTGGTAGGCATTCCCTATGTCCCGTCTCATTCTTCTCCTCTGTTGTTGTCTATTTTGAGTCTGATACGCACACCCAACTTCTAGTCTAGACACATATCTGCAAGGTGAAGGACGGAGCTCAGGTTGCCGTGGGGCTAGCCAAGGAGGAGCAGGAGTCGAGGTTTGGAGGTCACGAGGGGTGAGGGGGAGATGAACCACAAGGATGTGTTTGGTTGCATGGATCTCCTCCATCTTGGTTAAGTGGATCCTTGATTCCTTATAATCTGATATGGAAGACCAACACTTGTTGTGCAAAATCCCCAAGCGTTTCTCCTTGACGCAAGGTGTCATTAGGTATATAAGGGCATTTGGGTAGGTAATAACACCACCCCTATCCAAACCAAAATATTTGACTCTATGCATTCAAGCCTCTTGGGAAGGCATATGGTCACAAATTAAGAATCTTTTTGCTTGGCCCGACATGAAAGCAATGATTAAGTAATTTGTAGCGCAGTGTGCAATTTGTCAGCAAGCTAATTCAGAAAAGGTAAAGTATAATGGCCTTTTGCAGCTTCTTCCTATATCAGAATACGCTTAGCAAGTTTCCAGTTTAGATTTCACAGAAGGTTTTCACAAGTCCAAGCACTTTTATTGCATATTGGTGTTGGTAGACAAATTATCTAAGTATGCCCATTTCATTCCTTTAACCCACCCTTTTACTACACTTGAAGTTGCTATTAGTTACATGGATAGCATATTCAAACTTCATGGTCCGCCCGCCTGAAGCAATCATATCAGACAGCGATAGAATCTTTACTAGTTCTTTATAGCAAGAGCTATTCAGTTTGACAAAGACTGAATTAAAGATTAAAGCATCTtgccacccacaaactgatggccaaactcACCATGTCAAACAGTGTTTGGAGGCCTACTTGAAGTGTTTAGTACATGCTCGGCCCATTCATTGGAAGCAATGGCTCCCACTAGCTGAATTCTAGTACAACACAAGCTACCATACTTCACTGGATGCTGGCAGGCGCCAAGGTCTAGGTGCTGCTAGTCATGGTGGCTAGCAGCTCCTGTAGTTGTGGTTTTGGTCGTCTCTTTGTTGTGATTGTAACagttaaaatcccaaggtgtgtGTTGTGTGGTGTGAGTTTTGTATTGGCTTTTTAAGCCTTCCTTTAATGCAATGATACGCAACCCTCCTGCGTAttccagaaaaaaaaactttttaaGCTTTATAACGCTACAAGCCTAGGCATTTGGGTATTGATGTGGTTGAATCATGTTTCAAGGATGATCTTCAGATCTGACTCAGTTACTTCGACAACAACTAGTCAAAGCTCAGCCGGGATAGAAGCTCCAAGCTCATAAGCATAGGTCTCAAAGATCCTTTGGAGTAGGTGATTCAGTCTCCAGCCCTATGTGCAAATTCAGTGGCACCAAGAGCTAATTACAAGATATCATACCGCTACTTGGGCCCATACCAGATCATCGACAATATAACGTTTTTTCATTAAACAGGAGtgggaaaacaaaacaaaacaatacAACGCTCCACATAACGGTAATCACGTAATTACTCACCTGGAAGCGTCTGCTGCCGATCACTAAGGAAATATTACAGAAGAAGATACGCGACACAACACAAGTCGGAAGAGCTAACCGTAGAAGCACTAGAAGTGACTCTGTCTGCCTGACTGCCTATACTCTGTTGCCTCGTCCACGATTTGGAGCAGCAAAACTAGAGCCGAAGTGCTCGGCCCACCGAAGGTCCTATCGTTTCACTCCTTCCAAATCTTACAGCCGATTAGGAAGACCAGGGAATCGAAGCCCGCTCTTCCTCGCGAACGGAGATTTCCCCATCGAGGTGCAGCTTCTTCAAAATGATCAACCAAAGCTCTTTACCTTGGTCCTTGGGGGTGTCAGCTTCGTCAAAATGAGACAAATTTATAATGTGTGTGTGAATGCATGGATGTATTTTCTACCACATTATATATGGAGGAAATGCGTGCTAATCAGATCATGTTTACAAAGGTAGGAAATTCGTAAATGGTATTTGGGGCACTAGAGTTATTTTATTTTCAATTACCAGAAGCAAGTGTAGCACTCCAGTAGCTATGCCGGTGATTCTTACGGCACGCTTCAGCGCTGTCTTCCCATGGATGCGAATGAGCGCTCGAAGCCACTAATCATTCGGCAATGCTAACCACTCGGCAATGTGACAAAATATGAAATGGTGCTGATGTTTTCCTTTATTTCGTTTGCCATTTTGTGATGATATACATGCTGGTATAGTTTACTATAGTTTTCACACGAGCAAAACCTGAGTGTACAAACTACTGAACTAGTAAAACCCAATTGGCAAAAGGCGTCACCTCTGCTCTGTAGTCGCCACCGCCACCGGCAACCTCATCACAGGGCGGAGCCGCAGAAGGGGCAGAACCGGAACTGTGGATCGACGGCGCGGCTACACGCGCCGCACCTCGCCTCCCGGGGCAGCAGCGAGGGTGCCGACTCCGCGCCGAGGGAGCCTGGCGCGAGGAGGCCGCAGTCGCGGCAGAGGTACGCGGGGTCCGTCCCGGGCCACCGCCAGACGGGGACGAAGAAGAGCTTGAGGACCTTCTCCGTCTCCACCAGGTCCGCCGCGCCGCCGCACCGGAGGCACCGCCCCGCCGCCTCCTTGAGCACCTTCCCGGCCCCCTGCTCCACGCCGCCTACGAAGAAGAAGAACATCTTGCTGCGGGATCCTGCTTCCTGTCGTCAATCCGTCACTCGAGATCGATCTCAGGTCGATTACCCCGTTCGATTCGATGTGGTAGGCGGTAGCCGGTAGGGGGATTTTGTAAGGGGTGATCCGTGTTTGGGGATTCGGGCGGATCGGCTCTCGCGACGGGGTGAAAGGAGAGGAATTTTCTCGAGACCACGGATTTGATTGAGATCACAAAAATTCACGACAGTTCGAGATGCTTCAACGCCTCAATGGTGATCGTAAAAAAAACGCCTCAATGGTGGCCGCAGGTTGGTAGCCGTCATTGGATTCGTAACAGGCCGAAAAAGGAGGAGATCCTCTAACGTAATTCATTGGCCGGCACTATTCTCCTAGGATCTCCGCATGCTCTCTTCACTTTCTGATCCTTCTCTCTTCGCTTTCTTCGGCTTGTTGTTCGCTGGTTTGTTGCTCACTGTTTTTTTAACTGAAATAGTACGGCTTTTAAAATAAGCGAACAGAGCCAAATACCAATCACTCAGCTAGCACTCCAATTTCCACCGCATCCAAAACGGACTAAAATAATCCGACTATAGTTGTAACCAAGTTGAACTTCTCCAGTCCATCGGCACTTAGGCACCTTGCCATTCTTCCCCTACTTCTTCCTCTACAACTCTTAATCCCTAGCAGCTGATGCTGACCAGTAACCACTGACAAGTAGCGATGAGCTCCATGGCCACGCCTCCGTGCCACGTCGTTGCTGTGCCGTACCCGGGCCGCGGCCACGTCAACGCGATGGTGAACCTGTGCCGCCTCCTGGCAGCGCGCGACGGCGTCACCGCCACCGTCGCCGTCACCGTCACCGAGGAGCGGCTCGGTCTGGTCGGTGCCCCGGCGGCCTTGGGCCCACGCGTCCGCTTCGAGGCCATCCCGAACGTGGTCCCCTCTGAGCACGGGCGCGCCGGTGACATGGTCGGCTTCGTGGAGGCCGTGTACACCCGGATGGAGGCGCCTTTCGAGCGCCTGCTCGACCAGCTCCTCGCCGCCCCGCTGGCGGCCGCGGCCATCGTGGCCGACGTGTTCGTGCCGTGGACCGTCGCCGTCGGCGCACGGAGGGGCGTGCCGGTATGCGTCCTCTGTCCGCTGAGCGCCACCATGTTCACGGTGCAGTACAACTTCCACCGCCTGCCACCCGCTGCGGACGACGGCGGCAGCACTTCGCCGGTGACCACCACCGCCGGTACTTACGAGTTCTTGCCCCTCAGACCTTCTCCCCCGTTCTAACACTGCTCTTCTTTGGCCTGTCAGCATTTCTGCACAACAATCttgtgtttccttttttttctttgaaaaccAACGATCTTGTGTTTCCTTTGCAGATGGCACAGATCCTTGCTTGGTCGAAAACTACATCCCCTGGCACGAAATTAATCAAGCTAAGCGACCTTGCGCCCACAAACACCAACAAGACGATGCGAGCAAAAACGCTTGAAGCCTACTCTGCTCTGAGAAATGCGCAGTTCGTCCTCTTCACATCTTTCTACGAGCTCGAGAGCGACGCCATCGACGCCCTTAGGCATGAACTGCCATGCCCGGTGTACGCTGTAGGCCCTTGCATCCCCTTCATGGCACTCCAAATCCAAGAACACCATGCCGACGCGGAAAGAGTAGGCTACACATACACAGCTTGGCTAGACTCACAACCAGCGCGCTCGGTGCTCTACGTCT
This genomic interval carries:
- the LOC136511603 gene encoding uncharacterized protein, giving the protein MDIGVIVLSLVVGLFGLASAVLGFIAERTKLTGHDIDIDVYTGECDYPANPAYLLALIAIPLLAVAMIIASLASGCCGCCRPRHGASESKRVTDIVCAVLSWIAALIAGAIYANGVAWNLPVTRYDWWCRLLRDGYLRMAALLSLAATALAITSYSMLLAQAARSTAPAPAPAAAGASEPKPDGSYPPAAEAIAIPTETQWSAPQRHGQWQEPLPEVPRHHVGGYNYNRTPCQEMASHPRRQAQPAVEVMMA
- the LOC136514066 gene encoding uncharacterized protein, whose translation is MFFFFVGGVEQGAGKVLKEAAGRCLRCGGAADLVETEKVLKLFFVPVWRWPGTDPAYLCRDCGLLAPGSLGAESAPSLLPREARCGACSRAVDPQFRFCPFCGSAL